acccggtgttccgacgcgacagtgacaggtgggtgcttcgagctggtagtcggtgagagcgtttcacctccttctcctgtttttctattcccgtattttagtctctacatgtcattgTTTGCTTGTCTTTCGTATATCGTACCTCTTTGATTGCATTTGGTTAgtagttgatagacatgtagagcaggttgcatttgtatttcagtatctctgtggaccttgggtccaggcaacacatcgactctcttatcgtgtgtttcgatcttgttgatcgaggttcggcgttgtacgccctagcatccatttcagtttggcattgtacaccctcgttgttggcttcggcctaggcaccggctttagccgggtttgtttttgtttgagcataccagcatgacttagtcacggcacttgggggtattcatgacaccggatcggtttggccaccgatcggaggtgtacttatccggatgggtcgtcctgcggggcggatggatcaggtcggtgcagttagtgacaggcagcgcttgaggtctgcggaccaatatagcaggcacagattgggtacagtttctggttcagtacattgaggcattctttgcattgttttctatacagtagcaggttcatttattgcttcctatttatctgttgtagctactgtagttctatttcatatcagcttacatatatatacttgtttatctatctcctttggttttcggtgattacggcttgccttcgtggctctgtcgtacccactgagaaaaccatggttgcggtttctcaccccccatttcccccccaggtgacatagacgaggagttggattttgggctcgacgagaggacgatctagctagtctggtatagcgatcgccaccctggttgtatttctttcccgcctttagtagtatttaataaatggttcagttagatttTAATGGTTGTGATTTCGCTGTTATCATGATTAGAATGATTTATGATTGTTTGAACGAGTTGGTTTTCTCGTAATTGTATAGAAAATCATGAGATGCTCTTATACATGGAATTGGACGGTTTATCGatcttggttttgatctttgGTTTCAAATTGATGATTATACGCCTGTGGATTAATCATACCCTCGATAATACAGAGGGTAGATGATTTCAAAATAGAGACGAAGTTTCCGGCGACCGAGACCCCAGGGGAAACGCAAAGCCACGCGGCAGgtttaaaagattatttttgaatgcagttttatgaatgaatgaattagagttcaaaaataaaGCTTCTGTTGTGGGGAGACATTTTTAAAGTAGGATGGTTGTTGTATTTGTCATTGCATCATACAGCGTCCTATGGTAGTAGTTAGAGGCAGCATTAATTCTAAGATGTTGCTGTATGAAATGATATCATGCTGTTGGTTGCTTGATTAGTAAATGATTAGGTTGTGGttttgagatcctgttgtatcggttggtacgccgtgcaaattaCAAAGGAGACTTCTGCCGATAAGTGGGACGAGAACTTGTATTATGTGCCCAGCGCCCGGTATAATGTCACGGTGGGCcagagttgaaaaaaaaaaaaaaaaaatggcacgtttccgcaactctgttttcaaaaggttttaaaTCGAGCCCCGGGGCCACGACGTGACATACCAAGTAGAGATAAGCTATAAAATTGGGCTCGACGCAAGTACATAATACAAACTTAATAAATGGGACAATTTACTGAACAAGGAGTGATGTTGAATCAATTCCATGTCAATACTTTCATTTTTCGAGTTTTGATTATATTAAAGGCAAAGCAAACAATGACTGCCTGCTTTAGGATAACCCAATTTGATTCTtccttttaattctttttcattattaaaGCGACAAAATTTAACTCTGCAATAACACTCTGTTAACCCTCATGTTGATTAGATGTGCTGGGAAGTATTGCTACTATTTGTCCTATTTCTTATACATATGTTGGTCCTGAGCTTACTCCAATAAGAAATATGGAGATAAAAGATTTAGAGTAAGTTGAATACTATTTTAGCATCTAATTGTGTAACTTTTATTCTTACCATATGTGAAACGATTTaacttaaatagtaaaaatatggTAGGGATAATACTTTTCTAGTGACTTTATGGGACAAATTTGCTATGGAATTTGACGAAAATATAATTTACGAAAAAGAAGCTGCTGGACCGATTGTAATTATCTTCGCAAGTATGAGCGTGCGAATGTATAAAGGTTTGTCCAATGTTTGCTTATGTTATAATTGTTTGCGTTTATTTCCATCGCTATTTATGGTTCTTACACTTATATTTTACATCTATATCCAGAGAAGCTCTATCTGTCGACATATTCAACATCAAGGTTTTACATTAATTTAGAAATACCAGAAGTTACAACATTTCGAAATGCATTGGATAGGTAAGTCGCATAATCAGTATagtttatttgaatatttttcataACTTACTTTTATACATACTTGAATGCAGAAGCCAACTACCTATTGTACCAATTCGACATATTGAAGCGGCACAACAAATAACTATTAGCCCGTATGAACAAATGCTTATGAATCGTAAAACTGTTGCTGAATTACTTGCATTAAATCCAATGGAAGCTGAGGTGGgtatttttagaatatatttaaattgcaaattttattctttatctCTTATATGCTCTATAAattgctatatatattattaattcaaaatataattgaaTAGATGTACTTattcattattctttttttatatagaatacGAAGTATACCTGTCAAGCTAAATTAGTAGAAATTGATACGATATATGGGTGGTGGTACAAGGCCTGCTATGATTGTAAAGGAGGAGTGAAAGATTATGATGGTACGTTTTGGTGTAATCAATGTGGAAAAAATGATCAGTCACCTGTACCATGGTACATTTCTAGACCCAAATACTACAATTTCAAAcacaaaatatttctttttaattcgaaaattatattatcatgtactaaattaatataaagattatttttgaaaaaaggtACAAGTTAAATGCCATTGTTGCGGATGAGACCGGTTCAGCGAACTTCACTATTTTTGGCAAAACGGCGCAAGATTTGATACGAATCCCTGCTCAACAACTTGCTACTGCAATCAATTCAAATAGATTTATACTTCCTCCTATTATTAAAAATGTTGTTggtcaaacttttatttttcaagtttCACTTGAGTCTCGCAAATTTAATACAACTATGCAGTCATTCAGAGTCacaaaaatttttcaatttgctttgactgcaaaaatcaaaatagaagaaaaggaagaagatgtCATAGACATTACAGAAGATGGTGTAAGGACAAGTTCTAAAGAATTGCAAATAGCGTAAGAAAATTTCTCTAATATCTTTTTTCCTTTACATACTCTCTTAAGtgttttattcaaaaaattgatttatttcaattcttttgcatgtaaatttttttttttttttgctatgtGAAGTTCTAAATCCTATCTGGAGGAAGGTGTGAAGGAATCAAGAGGCAAAAGAAGAGTACTTAGGTAATTCATCGGTggctatatattaaattttaaaaagtacaTATATTTGAGCATTAtaccaaaaataatatttattgacTTACTTTTCTACGTGCATTTCTGTAAATTATCTTTATAAAAAGTTCTCAGCTGAAGTCAGAGGAAGCTATTAATCAATCAAAGGGTAAAAGAAAATCACGTAGGTaacaattatattaatattgttTTGGAAAAGAGGTCAATGCTTACTTTATTTTTCAATTGGAATGACTATAAAATAACTggcatttgttttttattttgtagttacattgtgtaaggaagtgaattctcgaaatccgaggattgtacttcgtccaggatcgactgactgtcgagagaataccctttgtgggagttgggaatgtccaaagcacaaaaagtgccttggagttgagtccgcgagagcaaatgaggcaattacatcattgggctgatgttgctctcggggaccggtctctgcaggtgagagaccggttcccctggctgggtgtagcggggttgcgtgatgcaatcggtccctagcagggagggaccggttcccgaacgtggtcccagcgagagatgccaaaaattggctaagtcctgaaaattgagctctcggggaccagtctcccaggtgaggaccggtctcccgaggaccggtctcccggggagagaccggttcccgaacgcgtgcgcccgagggaagctctcggggactggtcccaagtcggggagaccggtccctccgcgcgaaaactgcccagtgagggcagtgcgcaggagtgaaagttgaggggcttttatgcaaaatggcttttatttgagtgggctgagccctctctctccctcacactctctcatttcactctctcttgctctcttgctctctctctctctagagataacaaagaaggagaagaagaaagagaagaagaagaaggaggaggagaagaagaagaaggaggagaagaagaaggaggctaggagcatcttcctctccctctcctcttcccattggtgtagctcaagaggtaagctacaaccctagcttctagaacttagggtttttgggttttatgccttggaatgggtcaaatggaccctaagcaagcttctaaatagatcaatcccaagaatctagggatttattaggtgggttgctatatgtgcaacctagggctccaaatgggggcattttgtaaagtatgagattgatctcatttgaggccttgtaaacctaatcgataggtgcccaaacgcgggggcgaagtcgatttcgcgaTTCGTCGAGTGGGCTTGGAGCAATCGGCGAATTACGGTCGTTTCGGCGTTACCTTGGACCAAgaaaggctaaagccttttcgtagagctcgccgagaaggattttccaagcctctacatcgattaaaggtggggggtgtcgtccgaaactttcgaactcctttctatgtcttagattgcatttaatctcatctcttcatgttgcattgtaggattgcatagtagctccattccttatgctttctaatcgataacctagtgtacttggaacgcttggtaatttagttaggtgaggattgggtcgagacatgATTCCTAcggtgcgaaagaaaagagatggacccgatgggggtattgatgacataggaagtaatgatagtgttaaagaacacgaATGGCATCCGAATGATAAataatgacgagtggcattaatgtagtgtaaataacactagaggtcgagggacctagggataggtggatcccttagaaaatgccttgggaacaatgaatttagaaaactaaatagcattgtatgaatgtcgggaaccgatgattccacgatagttattgactctagttgtagagcctcctcacttggagaggattggattgggtgtagaccctagttacagtgtatccttacttggagaggatagatctagctcacagtctgcatTTAGGATGGtgtagccatccaatccccacatggaggggattgtcgttgagtactccggagtgtcgtgcgactaggaccacttggaggtccgcagacggtcccgggcttgggtgcacttggaactccctccccactttgggattgataggtgagtcatgggcgagcccaagggcctcgccacagattgcgtaaagaaaagttaaaggcttaaaaatgtcattgaacattactattcgaacatgaatcgaatttgttagcatagtagcaaacctttattatatgatgcatgcattcatattcatgattatgggcatagtagcatagtttttcctactatcgcatttactgctttcaaatacatatctatctatctatctatctgttgttacttgtgcccacttggacctagtggggagatcggcagagtcggcggccgagcccactgggaactatggaagatagttctcaccccactctatttccagtggtaggttcagggctgcagagagaggaccgcggcaagggcgtcgcgcccgaccagtgaggccgtggtagtatagtagctttccttttgcattagcacacctatgtactGAGAgggattcatgtaggtgaggttggagagctatgtattttgaggatcaaatgtattcattttggaaaaagatgtaaatgtaaagaatgcaactattgtaatagttagcaaagtactctctttatttcactcgtatatcttgtggattacttgctcttcttgttgtctgcactgtttgtgccctcgtcgaatgtgtatgtttagaatttaaagtcctgggtaaattcttgtacacattccggttgttgagccttgggcggacaggggaggtgctgtccgttcggcggtccgccgccgcggccgaaccgtgccaaattggtagtggtttcggggcggggcgtgacacattgaGAGTTCTGAATctgaagaagaaaaatgaagataTCGATGTAAAGATGTCACAACAACTATTTTCTGtagttttttaataatatatgtgATATacttatcatattttaatttcatgTTACTTGCACAATTATTTTAGGTAAGTAATGTTGAATTTGTAGGTGCAACTTATTTTCTACTCAGATGCTAAACATTTTGCATATACGGATGCTCTCGCAGTGGCCCCCCCTATTGTCTTTGCTTTCATTGCCTGTCACTCCAGTTGAACCTATTAACATTTCATTAACAGACAAATTTTGTGTTGGCTATAACTCACTTCATATTCCTTTTATTGATTATAattgctttaattttttaatatttaactatTACTTTTGTTGATATTTTACTATTCGTTTATTTACTTAtgttgatattttattatttattaaattttttactttagcaataactatccgccgcatcgcgcgggtacctACACtagtttaaatattaattagagtagaaatttaaatagataaggAGACCATAGCATGGTGGCAATCACCATAGCGCTTCTCTCAAATAagatgcggaagatgactcagCATGGAGCCATGATAGGAACTACTGGTAAAATCGAAGGAAGAGGCGAAAGTATCGGCAACATGAGATAGACAAAAGAGGCCGCTATCTGAGATGGAGTGCTTCTACTATCATGAGAGCAACTATCAGAAACTTCAGAATGATCTAAAGGGGATGAAGtggcaaaaggaaaaaaaagtcaTGGACCAAGATGAGGAGACATCAGCATTGGCACAGGCGGCAAAATCAGAGGTGATTAATTTTGATGTCCATGCAATGACTGACGGTGCTAAAATTGTGGATGATGTGTGGGTTCTCGATTCGGCGTGATCTTTTCATGTCTACTCGGAGAAAGAGTCTTTTGCTTCCTATAAGGAGATCAAAGGTGGAAAAGCTCCTTTAGGGAACAGAACAGCGTGCAATGTTTTGGAATATGGTGAAGATATAGATGCCCGATGAGTCATGAGAACGTTGATTGGTGTGTGGCATATTCCTAGTTTGAAGCGGAATTTGATCTCATTAGATGCATTGGACATAAAGAGTCGTGATTTTTTAGCTCCAGGTGGAGCCATGAAGGTCTGAAAACAAAATCAGGTCGTgtgtgttagaaaattgcgtacggtaaaaacgcagtgaaaaagaaatcaaacaaatttgatttttgaaaactctcgagatcaaatctcaaaaaccacgcaattaggatccctcatgttctttaagattaaaggagaaaagtaagatcgaatctttaccttattcgcggataaatcttcacctcaatttgatgatcgtggaattcggttctcttgaagccgcacacgcgtccggcctctataggtatccactcgaggttcttgatttgatggatgtcctcaccggggtgctagctcccttacaaaaagacgtctttcttgctagaagatggaagagagaagagatgatAGATGACGGCTAAGGTTTTCTAAAGACTCTCGTAtgttatatataggaatataatcctattcctaataatataatgacaattaaggataagtataaatctaattaaatttatcctttccttaattggttagatcgatcaaatcctaatttgattcgatctttctattaatttgatcatatcaaattaataatgcaacatttgcacataagtcctcttataatttactaactattagcaagtcctctcttgtaacatttacaccttaataccactaatttgtaacaattacaaattagtccaattatcaacatatgaTAATTAGGttctccggcgattcaataatcgcgatctaacTATCCGATCAATACACAacttcttatgtgtgtgaccccataggttctattctatctggtagtgagatatttttgatcactatcaacaatatcactgaaactcctttcagtagATCGgtacaattccaactcagcccaatgaaaattatcgatcatctagacaATTCTcacgagtctcacaatccaccagtgacgcctagcagcatgtagtggcattccagtaaaTGGATattgaacctcttggtgcagttaccatgtgatacaatccttttatcatgagtcccgactagacggagttatggaataactcgtcaaaccccatcgtctgtcatatgttaaaattattcgactcgagtttctaatatcggaaacccttttccgctattaactgccctggccaaggtttTCTAAACttggtctcataaatcacataggactaacacccctatctaccaagggagatagattccatctaagtgcgcaccctattcctacaatgaacctactgcagccaacatgcaccgcaaggacccgaatggctaggaccaagtgtatgtacagtcaaactacagtaacctcattgtgcaTAGCCGAGCACTGCAGTCAAAGGACcggtcacactactgcaacaattgagtaagtcactgacgagtgagtagacatccaagtgacttctcgtaTTGGTCACACTTGGTACCctttctctaacaaccacctgcatattcgcttcagtgtccccacacttgtaaggactgagatttttgacagtgctactaaactctctgttgatgatgtttatgtgtgtaatttaattacataagcactcgtcaagtttcggacgaaaatgagctaaaatggagaagatacgcgactttcaggtttcacttaagtgaatagtaactccgattttccggggaagccacggagtagagttggcttctggcgcgtatcgactccgttcatatcagtccaatagctcgtttcgaccggttcagctattttggaaccaatggcactgatggattttgagtttgatgcacggatttcgagaaaatccaaaaatacatgtctTATATgaatttgtgtgtgtgtttccttctattggaagaaggttggattttgttgtgaatccgtggtcgatcgagatgaatcgaaagcgtagctttgttgtctccgaggtgctgatcgcactggtgcaatccgttcgcaaatctgacggacggatctgcggagatcgcgcgttgatcgaggagaggtcggtgatggcaaaacggtaatttcgcaaaagttgcgacattttatgtaccgtttcgcatgaaatcgcacgtggaggggtttATGCATGTTTTATTCGTGCGGTGAGGGACTAAGATTAAATGGTTGAGTCTTGGAGGACTTTTCGGCAAATTTACACTTACATTTATTGGTTGATGTTAGATTTTTTtgcttggaaaccctaaccctaggtcgTTCCTGCTAGCCCTAGTCCACCAGCCGCCTCAGCCATCTCCTGCCCTCCCCGTGCAcatgctccggccgccggcgagctcctccggccgccggaaatcCCTGCatcacctctctttctctcctttttggCCAACCCCTTCACCGCATTGTGGTTTGCGGACCCTGGTAGCCACCTAGCTCGAGCACCTTTGTCCCCTGGCCGTGGCCCAGCCTTCGGCGACTcccctcgtcgccgccgtcgtccctgcgcacgccgccggagccgccccAGCTCTCTGCGGCCACCTGCATGCACCCAGCGAGCTTGGTCATCTTTGCATCACGCGCCGCCACCGTCCCtatcggccgcgccgcccttGGCGACCTCGCGCGCGCCTCCCCGCCGTCCCGCGCACGCCGCCGGTCGCACCCGAGCTCTCCTGCGGCGTCCCGAGCGCGTGCAGGCCCTGCTTGGACAGTACGGCCTTCGAGGGCCGCCGAGCCCACCGTCGGGgcacctccctcctcctcgaCCTCCGCGACAGACCGTCGCCTCCcggagctcctccg
This window of the Ananas comosus cultivar F153 linkage group 19, ASM154086v1, whole genome shotgun sequence genome carries:
- the LOC109725245 gene encoding uncharacterized protein LOC109725245, producing the protein MLMNRKTVAELLALNPMEAENTKYTCQAKLVEIDTIYGWWYKACYDCKGGVKDYDGTFWCNQCGKNDQSPVPWYKLNAIVADETGSANFTIFGKTAQDLIRIPAQQLATAINSNRFILPPIIKNVVEEKEEDVIDITEDGVRTSSKELQIA